A section of the Kribbella sp. HUAS MG21 genome encodes:
- a CDS encoding GNAT family N-acetyltransferase gives MKVREATEADVDAAVDTLTSALVDYPMTRACLDPDGYLDRLARYHRLFLTGIGLPHGRVWVTDDVSAVAVWLPPDMPSDAFAPHTAAFEEIAGSRAPVTAEYGQAIGLFHPRDPVWLLALAAVHPDRQRQGLGRAVIAPGLATADAAHSPAFVETQDPANVGFYESLGFTVIAELELPHRGPMHYALYRAASQAGL, from the coding sequence ATGAAGGTTCGCGAGGCCACCGAGGCGGACGTCGACGCAGCCGTCGACACGCTGACCAGTGCCCTCGTCGACTACCCGATGACCCGCGCCTGCCTCGATCCGGACGGGTACCTCGACCGGCTCGCGCGGTACCACCGGCTGTTCCTGACCGGGATCGGGCTGCCGCACGGCCGGGTGTGGGTCACCGACGACGTCAGCGCGGTCGCCGTCTGGCTCCCGCCGGACATGCCGTCCGACGCGTTCGCTCCGCACACCGCGGCGTTCGAGGAGATCGCCGGATCCCGGGCCCCGGTCACCGCGGAGTACGGGCAGGCGATCGGGCTGTTCCATCCCCGCGACCCGGTCTGGCTGCTCGCGCTCGCCGCCGTGCACCCCGACCGGCAACGCCAGGGCCTCGGCCGCGCGGTCATCGCGCCCGGTCTCGCGACCGCGGACGCGGCGCACTCCCCCGCGTTCGTCGAGACCCAGGACCCCGCGAACGTCGGGTTCTACGAGTCCCTGGGCTTCACCGTCATAGCGGAACTGGAGCTGCCGCACCGCGGCCCGATGCACTACGCCCTGTACCGCGCCGCGAGTCAGGCGGGCTTGTAG
- a CDS encoding SGNH/GDSL hydrolase family protein → MIASGSRYVALGSSFAAGPGISPIVHPPAGRSGRNYAHLVAAELGLELVDVTYSGATTAHVLDTAQDGAPPQLDALTPDTALVTITVGGNDLEYVGTFLRGSFLNTLAKPATILGRRVANRIRARVSYLKDEASYQTVTDSLTTVVERARERSPEARIILVDYLTLVGPATRPRLDVPLNEEQLPSIALLAEGLAAAFAKAAAATGVDLVAASAASRDHAIGSAEPWTTGFTLLPPTLGGFVPYHPNAAGMRAVADLVLETLRT, encoded by the coding sequence GTGATCGCTTCCGGCAGTCGGTACGTCGCACTGGGCAGCTCGTTCGCGGCGGGACCGGGGATCAGTCCGATCGTGCACCCGCCGGCCGGCCGCTCGGGCCGCAACTACGCGCACCTGGTCGCGGCCGAGCTCGGCCTCGAACTGGTCGACGTCACGTACTCCGGCGCCACCACGGCGCACGTGCTCGACACCGCGCAGGACGGCGCGCCGCCGCAGCTCGACGCGCTCACCCCGGACACCGCGCTCGTCACGATCACGGTCGGCGGCAACGATCTCGAGTACGTCGGTACGTTCCTGCGCGGAAGCTTCCTCAACACGCTCGCGAAACCCGCGACCATCCTCGGCCGCCGGGTCGCGAACCGGATCCGCGCGCGGGTCAGCTACCTCAAGGACGAGGCGTCGTACCAGACCGTCACCGATTCGCTGACCACCGTCGTCGAACGCGCCCGCGAACGCTCGCCCGAGGCCCGCATCATCCTCGTGGACTACCTGACGCTGGTCGGCCCGGCGACCCGTCCGCGCCTCGACGTACCGCTGAACGAAGAGCAGCTGCCGAGCATCGCGCTGCTGGCCGAAGGCCTCGCCGCCGCCTTCGCCAAGGCAGCCGCCGCGACCGGCGTGGACCTCGTCGCCGCATCCGCCGCGAGCCGGGACCACGCCATCGGCTCGGCCGAGCCATGGACCACCGGCTTCACGCTGCTGCCACCGACGCTCGGCGGTTTTGTCCCGTACCACCCGAACGCGGCTGGGATGCGCGCGGTCGCCGACCTCGTCCTGGAAACCCTGCGCACATGA